One Lacipirellulaceae bacterium DNA window includes the following coding sequences:
- a CDS encoding aromatic amino acid ammonia-lyase encodes MPPAATQRVGTSSNALIDGSPLSINQVAAIGQGHRQLQLSEDAALRERITAAAELVDHAVEKGWPVYGVTTGFGGMSNLAVPCDQAAASQQNLLSFLATGAGSPIDPRHVRAAMALRANVLMQGYSGVRLEIIQRLITYLNRGATPVVRELGSIGASGDLVPLSVIARAITGHSNFVKVQIDGRTLDGPAALRELDLEPIELRPKEGLALVNGTSFSSAIAANCVAEARRLMALAFGAQAIMLRALNVQDEPFAAFVHQRKPHQGQVWSAKIMQRLLNEGRESLNGSAHKELPSEHIQDRYSLRCLPQYFGPIVEGLARVINVVETEMNAVSDNPLVDAENGRFYQSGNFLGQYVGVAMDDLRRHLGLMAKHLDVQIASLVTPAFSNGLPSSLRGNDALPYNMGLKGLQITGNSIMPMLTYLGNPLVEHYPTHAEQFNQNINGLSWGAANFAWRSVELFQHYLAVALLFSVQAIDLRAKATLDHFDGRALLGSLLAPLYTKVCEAVGSESGQERPFLFDDADQWLEQHLATLHENIAAHGSVVSAVQPVLDSFDESPLCRG; translated from the coding sequence ATGCCGCCAGCCGCTACACAAAGGGTAGGCACCAGCAGCAACGCCTTGATCGATGGAAGTCCACTCAGCATCAACCAGGTTGCTGCCATCGGACAAGGACATCGCCAGTTGCAACTCAGCGAGGACGCTGCGCTGCGCGAGCGGATCACCGCGGCGGCGGAACTCGTCGACCATGCCGTTGAAAAAGGGTGGCCCGTCTACGGAGTGACGACCGGCTTCGGTGGCATGTCAAACCTAGCCGTGCCTTGCGATCAAGCGGCTGCTTCCCAGCAGAACCTCTTGTCGTTTCTGGCAACAGGAGCTGGCTCACCAATCGACCCTCGTCATGTGCGGGCAGCGATGGCCTTGCGTGCCAACGTGCTCATGCAAGGTTATTCCGGCGTGCGTTTGGAAATCATCCAGCGACTTATTACCTACTTGAACCGAGGCGCAACGCCGGTCGTTCGCGAGTTGGGTTCGATCGGAGCAAGCGGGGACCTTGTGCCGCTTTCGGTAATTGCTCGAGCGATCACCGGTCATAGTAACTTCGTCAAAGTGCAAATCGATGGCCGCACTCTCGACGGACCGGCTGCACTTCGCGAACTCGATCTGGAGCCTATCGAGTTACGCCCCAAAGAAGGCCTTGCGCTAGTCAACGGGACGTCATTTAGTTCCGCAATCGCTGCGAATTGTGTCGCTGAAGCACGGCGACTCATGGCATTGGCCTTCGGCGCGCAGGCAATCATGCTTCGTGCCTTGAACGTGCAGGACGAGCCGTTTGCCGCCTTTGTTCACCAGCGTAAGCCACACCAAGGACAGGTCTGGTCTGCGAAAATCATGCAGCGGCTGCTCAACGAAGGGCGGGAATCGCTCAATGGCAGCGCCCATAAGGAGCTACCGTCCGAGCATATTCAAGATCGCTATTCGCTGCGCTGCTTGCCGCAGTATTTCGGGCCAATCGTCGAAGGCTTGGCTCGGGTGATCAACGTTGTTGAGACTGAAATGAATGCCGTCTCTGACAACCCGCTCGTTGATGCGGAGAATGGTCGTTTCTATCAGAGTGGGAATTTTCTTGGTCAGTACGTTGGTGTCGCGATGGACGACCTCCGCCGTCACCTCGGGCTGATGGCCAAACATCTCGACGTGCAGATCGCCTCGCTGGTCACCCCGGCATTCAGCAACGGCCTGCCTTCTTCGCTGCGCGGCAACGACGCGCTACCCTACAACATGGGCCTCAAGGGGCTACAGATCACCGGCAATTCGATCATGCCAATGCTCACATACCTTGGCAATCCATTGGTCGAACACTATCCGACACACGCAGAGCAATTCAACCAAAACATCAACGGGCTGAGTTGGGGCGCTGCCAATTTCGCCTGGAGGTCGGTCGAGCTGTTCCAGCATTATCTGGCAGTGGCCTTGTTGTTTTCTGTGCAGGCTATTGATTTGCGTGCCAAAGCAACACTCGATCACTTCGACGGTCGAGCATTACTGGGCAGCTTGCTCGCACCACTCTACACGAAAGTCTGTGAAGCCGTTGGCAGCGAATCTGGTCAGGAACGCCCGTTCCTGTTCGACGACGCGGACCAATGGCTTGAACAACATCTGGCAACGCTTCACGAGAACATTGCTGCACATGGGAGTGTCGTAAGTGCCGTTCAGCCGGTACTCGACTCGTTCGACGAATCTCCGCTCTGTCGAGGGTGA
- a CDS encoding HlyD family efflux transporter periplasmic adaptor subunit, translating into MAKPDRNTLHFLLLRLPFLLLSSIVCICTVTSGCDVSQPSSADRGEAETPEPTRLKVNVAPVTFSEEVFERSIAFGTIKPIRSSSLGFARGGRVAKVRYKVGEFVAEGEVIAELEQEELADQQERLGKSLADAQSQLAAYQSQNNRQLITRAQQDIQRLKAQQTELGRELSKGLIVAPYRCQLAEINVTAGDMVPSGRPYFQILEDAPPVIEVNLPIAQASQTKVGDTVWIKRDEQLRPATVASKSPELDASSRTRLATLNLPGLGDDANGENDTEESVDWTIGEVVEVHSWNGSKNTGFWLPFSALQREANGLWSAFVIEGEGEGQTVERRIVEVLQLEAEHALVRGSLTVGDLYVVEGLNRIVPGQSVAGQLVEREFTQPGPPEVGE; encoded by the coding sequence TTGGCCAAGCCTGATCGAAATACTTTGCACTTTCTTTTGCTGAGATTACCGTTTTTATTGCTGTCCAGCATTGTCTGTATCTGCACAGTTACTTCGGGTTGCGATGTTTCACAGCCTAGCTCTGCTGATCGAGGAGAGGCAGAGACTCCCGAGCCGACACGACTGAAGGTCAACGTCGCACCTGTCACTTTCAGTGAAGAGGTCTTCGAGCGATCCATCGCTTTTGGCACGATCAAACCCATCCGGTCAAGTTCTCTCGGATTCGCTCGTGGTGGGCGGGTAGCAAAGGTTCGCTACAAGGTTGGCGAATTTGTCGCCGAAGGCGAAGTCATTGCGGAGCTTGAACAGGAAGAATTGGCGGACCAGCAAGAGAGACTCGGCAAGTCTCTTGCGGACGCTCAGTCTCAGCTTGCTGCCTATCAATCGCAAAACAATCGACAACTCATTACGCGAGCTCAACAAGACATTCAGCGGCTAAAGGCGCAGCAGACGGAGCTTGGGCGGGAATTATCCAAAGGCTTGATCGTTGCCCCTTACCGCTGTCAGCTTGCAGAGATTAACGTGACCGCTGGTGATATGGTGCCGAGTGGAAGACCCTACTTTCAGATTCTCGAAGACGCGCCGCCGGTCATTGAAGTGAACCTACCAATCGCCCAGGCGAGCCAGACGAAGGTCGGTGACACGGTCTGGATCAAACGGGATGAACAACTGCGACCTGCGACCGTAGCGAGCAAGTCACCCGAGCTCGACGCGTCGTCACGTACACGACTAGCGACACTCAACTTGCCCGGTCTAGGAGATGATGCCAATGGAGAAAATGACACCGAAGAGAGTGTTGATTGGACGATTGGCGAAGTCGTCGAGGTGCATTCTTGGAACGGCAGCAAGAACACGGGCTTTTGGCTCCCTTTTTCTGCTTTGCAACGCGAGGCCAACGGCTTGTGGTCGGCATTCGTCATTGAGGGCGAAGGGGAAGGACAAACGGTGGAACGGCGCATCGTCGAAGTGCTGCAACTTGAAGCTGAACACGCCTTAGTACGCGGTTCACTTACGGTAGGCGACTTGTACGTCGTTGAGGGATTAAATCGAATCGTGCCGGGGCAAAGTGTCGCTGGACAGCTCGTCGAGCGAGAATTCACACAGCCGGGGCCGCCGGAGGTGGGTGAATGA
- a CDS encoding efflux RND transporter permease subunit: MIAHFLFKNPRILLLLVGVIVVAGLSSFVLMPRLEDPVLGKRVAVISTVFPGADAERVESLVTIRIENQLQGIAEIKEIRSNSRTGIANLVIKLSDEVDDVEEVWSQVRNKLADVEADLPTGCFSPDFEIFPLKAFAAIVAVKWRDASDPQLSILRKLSSQLWQQISNLPGTESVEEFGNPGEEYLIEVEPTVLVATQLSTAAIAGQVSANIASQPAGYARGDDSQLLLDLKPSDSNIDKLRDSTIRFGPRGQSVRLREIATIEKRTITPKTDVALVDGEPGIVLGAFFDDRLRVDHWANSLRELVAKFQDDYQAELDVEIIFSQQEFIDVRLNTLLQNLFLGAAGVTCVVLLLMGWRSMIVVGVTLPLSSLMVLAGMRTMGIPMHQMSITGLIIALGLLIDNAIVIVEDVRARIFGGETTQDAIRESIRHLAMPLFGSTLTTTLAFMPIAILPGPPGEFVGTIAISVILAISSSFLLAMTVVPALLGLMRIRTDQRGTFTYGITNRLIQSVYVWSLKFVFRVPILGVVLACALPCLGYWVAGQLPNQFFPPSDRKQIQIEVELPAREPIAKTLATVETLRTSLVKNPALERLHWFIGRSAPTFYYNVVPSRRGTPFYAQAIAELAAGQKATAAVRALQSELDANHPECRAIVRQLEQGPPIDAPIELRLVGPDLQKLQELGNQLRLLLSQTPHVIHTRSDSEETIPKLIVDVDAEQSARTGNNETQIASHLYTTLEGAPAGKLLDGDEELPVRVRMASESTTGLDRLAALQLGSGRPTRPSGPPGTPPAASVAAPLAAIADFELGSDVAALVRIDGERTNEIKAYLTAGVLPAVVLEDFQQRLAESGFRLPPGYRLDIGGEDAERASAVQRLVANAGVLFTLMILTLVVSFRSFRCALIIIVVGGLTIGLGPLSLWLFGFPFGFMAIVGTMGLVGLAINDSIVVLAAIRNNEAARRGEVLALTNVVVSCTRHIIATTITTIVGFLPLILSGGGFWPPLAITIACGVGGATLMALYLVPSLTRLLRVK; encoded by the coding sequence ATGATCGCCCATTTCCTGTTTAAGAATCCGCGGATTTTGTTGCTCCTTGTCGGCGTGATTGTCGTGGCGGGGCTGTCGTCATTCGTGTTGATGCCCCGGCTTGAAGATCCTGTGCTAGGGAAACGCGTAGCGGTCATTAGTACCGTCTTTCCCGGTGCGGATGCCGAGCGTGTCGAGTCGCTCGTGACCATTCGCATCGAGAACCAACTGCAAGGCATCGCGGAAATCAAGGAGATCCGCTCCAACAGCCGGACAGGCATCGCCAACCTTGTCATCAAGCTGAGCGACGAGGTCGACGATGTTGAGGAAGTCTGGTCACAAGTCCGCAACAAGCTGGCAGATGTCGAGGCCGATTTACCCACAGGTTGTTTCTCACCCGACTTCGAGATCTTTCCCCTCAAAGCGTTCGCTGCGATCGTCGCGGTGAAGTGGCGGGATGCGAGCGATCCTCAGCTTTCCATCCTACGCAAGCTGAGCAGCCAGCTTTGGCAACAAATCAGCAACTTGCCGGGCACCGAGTCGGTCGAAGAGTTCGGCAACCCCGGCGAAGAGTACCTGATCGAAGTTGAGCCGACCGTTTTGGTGGCGACGCAGCTGTCGACTGCGGCGATCGCTGGTCAAGTCTCGGCGAACATTGCAAGCCAGCCGGCGGGTTACGCGCGGGGCGACGATTCGCAGTTGTTGTTGGACCTCAAGCCAAGCGACTCGAACATCGACAAGCTGCGAGACTCGACCATCCGGTTTGGCCCGCGTGGCCAGTCAGTCCGGCTGAGGGAGATCGCCACCATCGAGAAGCGCACAATCACGCCAAAGACCGACGTCGCCCTGGTCGATGGCGAGCCGGGAATTGTGCTGGGCGCATTTTTCGACGACCGGCTACGTGTCGACCATTGGGCTAACTCCTTGCGAGAGCTCGTGGCGAAATTCCAAGACGACTATCAGGCCGAGCTCGACGTTGAGATCATCTTTTCCCAACAGGAATTCATCGACGTCCGGCTAAACACCTTGCTGCAGAATCTATTCCTCGGCGCGGCGGGCGTCACGTGCGTCGTGCTGCTGTTGATGGGCTGGCGAAGCATGATTGTGGTGGGAGTGACTTTGCCGCTGTCTTCGCTCATGGTGCTGGCCGGGATGCGGACGATGGGAATCCCGATGCATCAAATGTCGATCACCGGGCTCATCATCGCGTTAGGTCTGTTGATCGACAACGCGATTGTGATTGTCGAAGATGTCCGGGCAAGAATCTTCGGCGGCGAAACCACTCAGGATGCGATTCGCGAAAGCATTCGCCATCTAGCGATGCCGTTGTTCGGCTCGACGTTAACAACGACGCTCGCCTTCATGCCGATCGCCATCCTCCCCGGCCCCCCTGGCGAGTTTGTCGGGACGATTGCCATTAGCGTGATCCTAGCGATTAGCTCTTCGTTTCTCCTAGCGATGACCGTCGTGCCGGCGCTATTAGGCCTGATGCGAATCAGGACCGACCAACGCGGCACGTTCACCTATGGGATCACGAATCGACTGATTCAGTCGGTTTACGTTTGGTCCCTAAAGTTCGTTTTTCGCGTGCCGATCCTCGGTGTCGTGCTCGCATGCGCGTTGCCCTGCCTCGGCTACTGGGTGGCGGGGCAGTTGCCCAATCAGTTCTTTCCCCCCTCAGATCGAAAGCAAATCCAAATTGAAGTCGAATTGCCCGCTCGTGAGCCGATCGCCAAGACCCTCGCGACGGTCGAGACTTTACGGACGAGCCTGGTAAAGAATCCGGCGCTCGAACGTTTGCACTGGTTCATCGGGCGAAGTGCGCCGACATTCTATTACAACGTGGTCCCTAGCCGGCGAGGCACACCCTTCTACGCGCAGGCGATTGCGGAACTTGCCGCGGGACAGAAGGCGACTGCCGCGGTACGCGCACTGCAATCCGAACTCGACGCCAACCACCCCGAATGTCGCGCAATTGTCCGCCAATTAGAGCAAGGTCCGCCAATCGACGCCCCCATTGAGCTGCGCCTGGTTGGACCGGACTTGCAGAAGCTTCAGGAATTGGGCAATCAGTTACGATTGCTCCTCAGCCAGACGCCGCACGTGATTCACACGCGTTCCGATTCGGAAGAGACAATCCCCAAGCTGATCGTCGATGTCGATGCCGAACAGTCGGCTCGGACGGGAAATAACGAAACTCAAATCGCTTCCCACCTTTACACGACGCTTGAGGGCGCACCGGCGGGCAAACTGCTCGACGGTGATGAGGAATTGCCGGTTCGCGTGCGAATGGCTAGCGAATCCACCACCGGGCTTGATCGCCTGGCCGCACTGCAACTCGGCAGTGGTCGTCCGACTCGACCAAGCGGTCCTCCCGGAACACCACCAGCCGCAAGTGTTGCTGCGCCCCTGGCAGCGATTGCGGATTTTGAGCTCGGTTCCGACGTGGCCGCTTTGGTGAGAATCGACGGTGAGCGAACCAACGAGATCAAGGCTTACTTAACCGCCGGAGTCTTGCCGGCGGTCGTGCTTGAGGACTTTCAACAACGACTGGCAGAGAGCGGCTTCCGTTTACCACCGGGATATCGGCTTGACATTGGTGGCGAAGATGCGGAGCGTGCCAGCGCGGTCCAACGACTGGTAGCCAATGCGGGAGTGTTGTTCACGTTGATGATTCTGACACTCGTCGTCTCGTTCCGCTCGTTTCGTTGTGCGTTGATCATTATTGTCGTTGGGGGCCTCACGATCGGTCTGGGGCCGTTGTCACTTTGGTTGTTTGGATTCCCCTTCGGTTTCATGGCGATTGTTGGCACGATGGGATTAGTTGGTCTGGCAATCAACGACTCGATTGTCGTGCTCGCGGCAATCCGCAACAACGAGGCTGCCCGGCGTGGAGAAGTCTTGGCGTTAACGAATGTTGTCGTTAGCTGCACGCGACATATTATTGCGACAACGATCACCACGATCGTGGGGTTCCTACCGCTAATTCTCAGCGGTGGAGGGTTTTGGCCGCCTCTGGCGATCACGATCGCCTGCGGCGTAGGCGGGGCAACGCTAATGGCCCTGTACCTGGTCCCCTCTCTGACACGTCTATTACGTGTGAAGTAA
- a CDS encoding AAA domain-containing protein, with amino-acid sequence MAWATTEGYFDQIERWLEMEGAAERQRLADRRLRKQAGNPERTGETIVNLRMVDHRVGLAGRNLIDFAKPASERLPMNRLKVGSPVIVSDNANPQGESLPGVVSRRTSETIQIALDQWPEARNFRLDLSPDERTRLKQASAIARARMLSGSQARLRDCLLAQQELRFDKHPPVEFATQLNPPQEEAVRFALSARDVAVVHGPPGTGKTTTLAEVIYQAVSRGEKVLACAPSNTAVDNLLGRLIALMPAVIRVGHPARVFESLRGHTLDELVEADDSRLIVQEMYRDAENLMRAASRPSRSRNAYKHRGNLYAEAKSLRQQARLLEKHIIQQVLNSADVICTTLTIDEELLGDRQFDLVVIDEACQSTEPALWQAMLRAKRLVLAGDHCQLPPTILSEEAAQEGFRISPMERLVESFGEKVFKRLTVQYRMHEKIMRFSSDHFYDGELVADASVKHHRLFEVPGVDESLEDDPILEFWDTAGAGWDEELEPDGESKRNPKEANWVASQVKQFLDAGVVPEDIAVIAPYAAQVRLLKNHLQVKGLEIDTVDGFQGREKEAVIITMVRSNSQGEIGFLKDTRRTNVALTRSRRALRIIGDSATLGGHQFYSDLLDYLQKEGSYRSVWEFVT; translated from the coding sequence GTGGCGTGGGCGACAACCGAAGGATACTTCGACCAGATCGAACGCTGGCTCGAAATGGAAGGTGCCGCGGAACGTCAGCGGCTTGCTGATCGGCGGCTTCGCAAACAGGCTGGCAACCCTGAGCGAACGGGCGAGACGATCGTCAACCTTCGCATGGTCGATCATCGTGTTGGCCTGGCAGGACGAAATCTCATCGACTTCGCCAAGCCAGCCTCCGAACGCCTCCCCATGAATCGGCTCAAAGTTGGCTCGCCGGTGATTGTCTCTGATAATGCCAACCCGCAGGGTGAGAGTCTGCCTGGAGTCGTCAGTCGCAGAACCTCGGAAACTATTCAGATAGCTCTCGACCAATGGCCTGAAGCGCGCAACTTCCGGCTCGATCTGTCCCCTGACGAGCGGACGCGACTGAAGCAAGCTTCCGCCATTGCCAGAGCGAGGATGCTCTCCGGCTCGCAAGCCCGCTTGCGAGATTGCTTGCTCGCCCAACAAGAACTGCGTTTCGATAAACACCCGCCAGTTGAATTCGCCACGCAACTGAACCCGCCACAAGAGGAAGCGGTTCGATTTGCCCTCTCCGCGCGTGATGTGGCCGTCGTCCACGGACCTCCTGGGACTGGCAAGACGACGACCCTGGCGGAGGTGATTTATCAAGCAGTCAGCCGCGGCGAGAAAGTGCTCGCCTGTGCCCCAAGCAATACCGCAGTGGACAATCTCCTGGGACGGCTAATCGCCCTGATGCCAGCGGTCATTCGTGTTGGACATCCGGCGCGGGTGTTCGAGTCACTACGCGGACATACCCTGGATGAACTGGTCGAAGCGGACGACTCGCGATTGATCGTGCAAGAAATGTATCGCGACGCTGAAAACCTGATGCGAGCTGCTTCGCGACCATCGCGATCGCGAAACGCTTACAAGCACCGTGGCAATCTCTACGCGGAGGCGAAGAGCCTCCGCCAACAGGCGCGACTTCTTGAGAAACATATCATTCAGCAAGTCCTGAATTCTGCGGATGTGATCTGCACGACTTTAACAATCGATGAAGAACTTCTCGGAGACCGTCAATTCGACTTGGTCGTCATCGATGAAGCCTGCCAAAGTACAGAGCCCGCACTTTGGCAAGCGATGTTACGCGCGAAGCGTCTGGTCCTTGCAGGCGATCACTGCCAGCTACCGCCGACGATCCTCTCCGAAGAAGCGGCGCAAGAAGGGTTTCGGATCAGCCCGATGGAAAGGCTTGTCGAAAGTTTCGGCGAGAAAGTCTTCAAACGCCTGACTGTACAGTATCGGATGCACGAAAAGATCATGCGGTTCTCGAGCGACCATTTCTACGACGGAGAACTAGTCGCTGACGCGTCTGTAAAGCACCACCGCTTGTTTGAAGTGCCCGGCGTTGACGAGTCACTTGAGGATGACCCCATCCTGGAGTTCTGGGACACAGCGGGAGCAGGTTGGGATGAGGAACTAGAACCCGATGGCGAAAGCAAACGCAACCCGAAAGAAGCCAACTGGGTCGCTTCGCAAGTGAAGCAGTTTCTCGATGCGGGGGTTGTGCCGGAGGATATCGCGGTCATTGCCCCTTACGCAGCACAAGTACGACTGCTCAAGAATCATCTCCAGGTGAAAGGTCTGGAAATCGACACCGTCGACGGTTTTCAAGGCCGCGAGAAAGAAGCTGTGATTATCACGATGGTTCGCAGCAACTCGCAAGGAGAAATCGGCTTCCTTAAAGATACACGCCGTACGAACGTCGCACTGACCCGCTCCCGTCGGGCACTGCGTATCATCGGCGACAGCGCCACGCTGGGCGGGCACCAATTCTATTCGGATCTGTTAGACTACCTGCAAAAAGAAGGCTCTTACCGAAGCGTTTGGGAATTTGTTACCTAA
- a CDS encoding AMP-binding protein, translated as MNICEHLTAAAKRLPDKEAIVFEGQSFSFAQLEQLSAQAAMRLSEAGVGRGDRVAIMLPNVPAFVVWYYASLRLGAITVSISTRLTEKEVAFVVSDCEATAFVADTETIQKQTEYLPDCVAKTFGVSDWADQCNGEKLKDSPDGEISDWIDADPDEAALILYTSGTTGFAKGATLSHNNVRSNVLEFNRLCDMQPDDRILIAVPLFHCFGQNALLNSAFNVGATLVLQRGFDINESKRLIKQQKVTQLYGVPTMFQLFNESCTPADLASVRYCFSAAAKLPIQVSRHWLEKFDQPIYEGYGLTETSPFASYNHQEDYVMGSIGTPIDQVEMKIVDSETGETCQPGELGEIAIRGPNVMLGYWNRPDETASAIRDGWFHSGDIGRQDEQGFFYIVDRVKDMIAVGGLKVYPAEVERILLDHATVSQAAVVGLPDDVFGERVVAFVVLTPQTATNGADLHEQLQQHCRDNLASYKVPRQFVPTEELPRNPSGKVLKTKLREVDLSSEISTAATSTDELAAHLAASSPATREPTLWPELKKSYATNRPQVATEFIQNMLQVLSGEDDRLEPDARFLEAGLDSLMIVEMSSQIQAEVGPTCEIPATLLFDYPRVCDLAEFLVQTFTADEQPSSLPTNDLPETASAASRELATLRQEVAAMSEDEALQELMRELESS; from the coding sequence ATGAATATTTGCGAACACTTGACCGCCGCGGCAAAACGCTTGCCCGACAAAGAGGCGATTGTCTTTGAAGGCCAGTCGTTCTCTTTCGCGCAGCTCGAACAACTTTCGGCTCAAGCAGCAATGCGACTCAGCGAGGCAGGTGTGGGGCGTGGCGATCGGGTGGCAATCATGTTGCCCAATGTGCCCGCGTTTGTCGTGTGGTACTACGCCTCGCTCCGACTGGGGGCGATTACCGTGTCGATCAGCACTCGCCTCACCGAGAAAGAAGTCGCCTTCGTGGTTTCCGATTGTGAAGCAACAGCATTCGTCGCTGACACGGAAACTATTCAAAAGCAAACGGAGTACCTCCCCGACTGCGTCGCCAAGACATTCGGCGTTTCTGACTGGGCCGACCAATGTAACGGAGAAAAGCTGAAGGATTCACCCGACGGAGAAATCTCAGATTGGATCGATGCAGATCCCGACGAAGCCGCACTGATTCTATACACATCAGGCACAACGGGTTTCGCCAAAGGCGCGACGCTATCGCACAACAATGTGCGTTCCAACGTGCTGGAATTTAACCGTCTCTGCGACATGCAGCCCGACGATCGTATTTTGATCGCGGTGCCGCTGTTTCATTGCTTTGGTCAGAATGCGTTGTTGAACTCAGCGTTTAACGTTGGTGCAACGCTCGTGTTGCAGCGTGGCTTCGATATCAACGAGTCGAAACGCTTAATCAAGCAGCAGAAGGTGACGCAACTCTACGGCGTCCCGACGATGTTCCAGCTCTTCAACGAGAGTTGCACGCCCGCAGACCTTGCGTCGGTGCGTTACTGCTTCTCGGCGGCTGCCAAGCTTCCAATCCAGGTCAGTCGTCACTGGCTAGAGAAGTTCGACCAGCCAATCTATGAAGGCTACGGCCTCACAGAAACCTCGCCGTTTGCCAGTTACAACCACCAAGAGGACTACGTGATGGGCTCGATTGGCACGCCTATCGATCAAGTCGAGATGAAGATCGTCGATTCCGAGACCGGCGAGACCTGCCAGCCAGGAGAGTTGGGTGAGATCGCCATCCGCGGACCGAACGTGATGCTTGGTTACTGGAATCGGCCTGATGAAACCGCTAGCGCGATTCGCGATGGTTGGTTTCACTCGGGTGACATCGGTCGCCAGGACGAGCAGGGTTTTTTCTATATCGTTGATCGCGTCAAAGACATGATCGCGGTCGGTGGGTTGAAGGTCTACCCGGCTGAGGTAGAGCGAATCCTGCTCGACCACGCGACGGTCTCGCAAGCCGCTGTGGTAGGGTTACCGGATGACGTTTTCGGCGAGCGCGTGGTGGCGTTCGTGGTATTGACGCCTCAAACAGCAACCAACGGTGCTGACCTGCATGAGCAACTGCAACAGCATTGCCGCGACAACTTGGCGAGTTACAAAGTGCCAAGGCAGTTTGTGCCGACCGAGGAATTACCCCGCAACCCCTCGGGTAAAGTTCTCAAAACAAAGCTGCGTGAGGTCGACCTGAGCAGCGAAATCTCGACCGCTGCAACTTCCACCGACGAGTTGGCAGCGCACCTAGCCGCTTCCTCTCCCGCGACGCGCGAGCCAACGCTCTGGCCTGAGTTGAAAAAGAGTTATGCGACCAATCGCCCGCAAGTCGCCACCGAGTTTATACAAAACATGCTTCAGGTGCTCAGTGGTGAGGACGACCGCTTGGAACCAGACGCGCGGTTCTTAGAGGCAGGGCTCGACTCGCTGATGATCGTCGAAATGAGTAGCCAGATCCAAGCAGAAGTCGGCCCGACTTGCGAAATCCCGGCGACACTACTGTTCGACTACCCACGCGTTTGCGACTTAGCGGAGTTCCTGGTCCAGACTTTTACAGCGGACGAGCAGCCGTCATCACTCCCCACTAATGACTTGCCAGAGACCGCGTCAGCGGCCAGTCGCGAACTCGCCACCTTGCGACAAGAGGTGGCTGCAATGTCCGAGGACGAAGCACTCCAAGAGCTCATGAGAGAGCTTGAAAGTAGCTGA